GGTCTTAATGATTTAATCTTGGCAGCCACCTGTCCAATAAGTTGCTTATCGTGGCTCTCAAGAGTGATAATAGGGTTCTTACCTTTAGCCGTTTCAGCAGAAGCTGTAATCCCTTCAGGCAAACTCATAAAAATATTATGTGAATAACCTAAGTTAAGCTCCAATACATTTTGCTGAACAGTAGCACGATAACCTACCCCAACCAACTCAAGTTGCTTTTGGTAACCTTTATCAACACCTTCTATCATATTGAAGATAAGCGCACGATATAGACCATGCAACGCTTTATGGCGCTTTTGTTCAGTAGGACGATCAAGACTTACTTTGTTATCTTCAATTTTTACTTCAATATCCTTATCAACCTCCTGGCTAAGCTCACCCTTAGGTCCTTTTACCGTAACAACACTATTGGTGTTAGTTACTGTAATTCCCTGAGGTATATCTATGGCTAATTTTCCTATACGTGACATATCCTATAGTTTAATAGACGTAACAAAGAATTTCACCTCCAACATTCAATTCCCTGGCCTCTTTATCAGTAATAACTCCCTTGGAAGTAGATAAAATTGCTAAGCCAAGTCCATTAAGAACACGAGGCAAGCTATCAGCCTTGGCATACTTTCTCAAACCAGGCTTACTGATTCTCTCAAGGTGCACTATTGCTGAATTCTTATTTTTAGGGTTGTATTTAAGAGCAATCTTAATTACCCCCTGATGGTTTACACCATCTTCAAACTTGTAGTTTTGAATATATCCCTTATCGTATAATACCTTGGTTATCTCCTTCTTTAAATTAGAAGCAGGTACTTCAACGATTCTATGTCTTGCCTTAATGGCATTTCTGACTCTTGTCAAATAATCTGATATGGGATCCGTTATCATTATAGATAAATATTACATGCTCTAGAAAAAACGAAGTGCAAAGGTAAAACTTTTTTTTCGTAATCTAAAACTTTTACCAACTTGCTTTAGTAACGCCCGGTATTTTTCCATTGGATGCCATTTCTCTGAATGTAACCCTTGAAATTCCGAACTTTCTCATATATCCTTTAGGTCTTCCTGTTAATTTGCAACGATTGTGCAATCTCACAGGCGAAGCATTTTTTGGAAGCTTATCCAATGCTTCGTAGTCTCCGTTAGCTTTAAGTTCAGCCCTTTTCTGAGCATACTTGTTAACTAATCTCTGTCTTTTTCTTTCTCTTGCTATTACTGATTTTCTAGCCATAATATTTATAGATTATTTGCGCTGTTAGCATTAGCGAAAGGCATACCCAAAGACTTCAACAACTCATAGCACTCTTCGTCAGTATCAGCATTAGTTACGAATGTGATATCCATACCAGAGATACGATTAACTTTATCCAGACTAATTTCTGGAAAAATGATTTGCTCCTTAACCCCTAAGGTATAATTACCTCTTCCGTCAAACCCTTTATCATTAACTCCTCTAAAGTCTCTTACTCTAGGAAGGGCAATATTCAATAGACGATCAAGAAATTCGTACATCTTATTACCTCTCAGTGTAACTTTAGCACCAATAGGCATACCCTCACGAAGCTTAAAGTTAGAGACTGATTTCTTAGCATAAGTAGGAACGGCCTGCTGACCTGTAATAGTAGAAAGCTCTTCTACTCCTACATCTACTAATTTCTTATCTGCTACGGCTGCTCCAATTCCTTTGTTAATACAGATCTTCTGTATTCTCGGAACCTGCATGATGGATTTATATCCGAACTTTTCATTCAGCGCGGGTACAATGTCCTCATGGTATTTTGCCTTAAGCCTTGGTTTATATGTTTCTGTAGTAGTTGCCATCTTTAAATAAATTCACCGGTTTTCTTAGAATACCTTTGTAGCTTACCTTGGTCATTTTTCTTTCTTCCAATACGAGAAGGCTCGCCATTGGACGGATCAACTACCATAAGTTTGCTTACATGAATAGGTGCTTCCTGCTCGCTTCTACCCCCTTCAGGATTTTGCGCAGAAGGCTTAACATGTTTAGTAACCATATTAATTCCTTCTACTATAGCTTTATTCTTTTCAGGAAGGACTTCAAGTACTTTTGCAGTGCGACCTTTATGATTACCAGCAATTACTTTGACTGTATCGTCCTTCTTGATATGTAGCTTTTTCATAATAGATTTACCTTTTTATAAGACCTCAGGTGCTAGTGAAACAATTTTCATAAACTGCTTTTCACGCAGTTCACGCGCAACAGGTCCGAATATACGCGTTCCACGAGGTTCGTCGTTCGCGTTAAGCAATACTGCTGCATTTTCCTCAAAACGAATATAAGAGCCATCCTTTCTACGAATTTCTTTCTTTGCTCTTACCACCACTGCTCTGGAAACAGTTCCTTTCTTCAGGTTGCTTGAAGAAAGCGCGGATTTAACAGTAACAATTATCTTGTCACCTACGGAGGCATATCTCTTGCCTGTTCCACCTAAAACACGAATGCAAAGTACTTCTTTTGCACCGCTGTTATCCGCTACATTCAGTCTAGATTCTTGCTGTATCATTGCTTATTTAGCTCTTTCTATAATTTCTAATAAACGCCAGCGCTTTCTTTTACTAAGCGGTCTCGTTTCCATGATTCTAACCTTGTCGCCTATTCCGCACTCATTCTTTTCATCATGAGCCGTAAACTTAGTCGTCTTACCTATAAACTTACCGTAAATAGGGTGCATAAGTTTTCTTTGTACAGCAACGGTAACTGACTTATCCATTTTGTTGCTGACAACCAAACCAATTCTTTCTTTTCTTAAATTTCTTTCGGTACTCATAAAGCACTTATTTAACTAGTTCTTTGGCTCTTAACTCAGTTTTCAAACGGGCGATAAGCTTACGAGAAGCTTTGATTTTCATGGGATTCTCTATCGGAGAAATACCATGCGCAAATTTAAGCTTTGTGAGCGTGTCTCTTTCAGCTTCTAATTTCTCTAGAAGCTCTTCTTTGCTAAGAGATTTAATTTCTGAATTTTTCATAACTATTGTCCGGCGTAATCTCTACGTACACTAAATTTAGTTTTTACAGGTAACTTTTGAGAAGCAAGTCTAAGTGCTTCCTGAGCTACTGCTGTACTCACACCTGTAATTTCAAAAAGGATACGTCCTGGCTTAACAACAGCTACCCAATATTCAGGAGCTCCTTTACCTTTACCCATACGAACCTCAGCTGGCTTTTTAGTAACTGGCTTATCAGGAAAGATTCGAATCCATACCTGACCCTCTCTTTTCATAAAACGGGTCATTGCAATACGAGCGGCTTCAATTTGACGGCTGGTGATCCAACCGGGCTCAAGCGTTTTAAGAGCAAAATTACCGAAGGCTATGGTATGTCCTCTTTGAGCAATACCTTTAACTCTTCCTTTTTGCTTTTTTCTATATTTAGTTCTTTTCGGCTGTAACATGTTTCAGAATGTTAATTATCCGTAATTAATAGAGATCGTTTCTACTTCTTTCTTCTTCTGCTTCTTCTTTCGCCGCGTCCTCCGCCACTTCCTCCGCTGTTTTGCTGAGGACCGCCAACGTTAGGAGAAAGATCTCTCTTACCATAAACCTCACCTTTAAATACCCATACTTTAACACCGATTTTTCCGTATACAGTTTGGGCTTCAGTTAAGGCATAGTCTATATCCGCTCTTAGTGTATGCAAAGGGATTCTTCCTTCTTTATACTGCTCAGTACGCGCCATTTCTGCCCCGCCTAAACGACCAGAAACTTTAATCTTGATACCTTGCGCTCCTACACGTAATGCTGAGGCAAGGGCCTGCTTCATAGCACGACGATATGAGATACGAGCGGCAAGCTGCTGAGCAATAGAAGCACTAATGAGTTTAGCATCAAGTTCAGGACGCTTGATTTCATAGATGTTTATCTGTACCTCCTTACCGGTAAGCTTTTTGAGCTCTTCTTTCAAACGATCTACTTCAGAACCGCCTTTACCAATTACCACACCTGGACGTGCAGTATGAATTGTTAGAGTAATTCTTTTGATCGTACGCTCAATAACTACCTTAGATATACCTCCTCTAGGCAGACGTGCATCTATATATTTTCTTATTTCATGGTCTTCAACTAGTTTGTTAGAGAAATCCTTACCGCCATACCAGTTAGAATCCCAACCTTTTACAATACCTAGTCTTAAACCTATAGGATTTATTTTCTGTCCCATTTAAGCTACTTTATTAGTTCTATGCTGTTTATTCTTTATCGTCTGTAGTTTCCTCCACTTCACTCAGGCTATCAACCACCAATGTAATGTGATTTGAGCGCTTACGAATGCGATGGGCACGTCCCTGAGGAGCAGGTCTTAATCTCTTAAGAATTCTACCTCCATCTACTTTAACTTCTTTGATGAAAAGGTCAGCATCCTCTAAACGAGCATCTTCGTTCTTCTCCTGCCAGTTAGCTACAGCAGATAACAACAACTTCTCCATCTTAGGAGCTCCTTGCTTAGCCTCAAACTTAAGTATGTTGAGAGCCTCGCTTACTTTACGCCCACGAATCATATCCGCAACTAGTCTCATCTTACGGGGTGGGGTCGGCACATTATTTAACTTGGCTATTGCTTCCATGATTATCTTTTACCTTTATCTTTCTTAGAGATATGACCTCGAAAGTTTCTAGTGGGGGCAAACTCTCCCAACTTATGTCCTACCATGTTTTCAGTTACATATACTGGAATAAACTTATTACCATTATGTACTGCAAAGGTATGTCCTACGAAGTCTGGAGAAACCATGGAACGACGTGACCAAGTCTTGATCACAGACTTTTTATTAGATTGATTCATTGCATCAACCTTTTTCTCCAAACGGAAATCTATATACGGTCCTTTCTTTAGAGAGCGTGCCATTTATTTTTTCTTTCTACTGATAATTAAACGATTAGAATACTTCTTAGGCGTTCTGGTTTTTTGTCCTTTAGCCTTGATTCCGTTTCTTGAGCGAGGATGACCTCCAGAAGATCTACCTTCACCACCACCCATAGGGTGATCCACAGGGTTCATAACTACACCTCTAACTCTAGGTCTTCTACCCTTCCATCTCTTTCTACCTGCTTTACCTAAGGTTTCGTTCATATGATCCACATTAGAAACAGAACCTACAGTAGCAACACAAACGCTTAATACCATACGCATTTCGCCAGAAGGAAGCTTTAGAGTAGCATACTTACCTTCACGTGCAAGAAGCTGAGCATATGAACCAGCGCTTCTTGCCAACTGACCACCTTTACCTGGTGTCAGCTCTATATTGTGTACAATAGTACCCAAGGGAATCGCTGATAAAGGAAGCGCGTTCCCTACTTCGGGAGCAACACTTTCTCCAGCAATTACTTGCTGTCCTACTTCAATGCCTACCGGAGCAATGATATAAGATTTTGTTCCATCTGCATAGTATAATAAAGCCAAGCGAGCTGAACGGTTAGGATCATACTCAATAGCTTTTACCGTAGCAGGCACATCTTTCTTCGCTCTTTTGAAATCAACTATACGGATTTTCTTCTTATGTCCACCACCAATATAGCGCATAGTCATACGCCCTTGGTTGTTTCTTCCGCCTGATTTCTTTAAAGTAACAAGCAGAGACTTTTCTGGTTCCTTCTTGCTTACATCAGCAAAGCTAGGAGCTAATCTGTGTCTCTGTCCTGGAGTTGTCGGCCTTAATTTCTTTACTGCCATAGCACTCTTCTATTCTTTACTTAATTATATTCCACTATAAAAATCAATAATCTCTCCTTCAGCTACCTGTACAATAGCTTTTTTGAAGGATGGCTTTCTTCCGCTTACTACACGAGTTTTTGTATAACGGCTTTTCACCTTACCCATATAGTTCATGGTGCGTACTTTCTCTACTGTAACACCATACATTTTTTCAACAGCTTCGCGAATCTGAACCTTATTGGCTTTGCGGTCTACAATAAAACCATATTTACCACTTTCGTTCTGTTCCGAAATTTTCTCTGTTACCAAAGGTTTCTTTAAAATTTCCATAATTTATACAGCAACTTTAGTGTTAAACATGGATTCAATCTTCTCAACAGCAGCCTCACTGATTACCAGGTGAGTTGCGTTCATAATTTCGTAAGTATTGATTTTGTCAGCTATTACAACCTTTGCATTAGGGATGTTACGAGATGACAAAAACACATTGTCATTAGCACCTTCAAGTACGAATAATGTTTTTTCGTTTTGAAGTGACAGCGCGTTTAATATTTCCAGAAAAGATTTAGTTTTAGGTGCATCAAGATTAAAACCTTCAAGCACAGTAAGCTTCTCGTCTTTAGCTTTATAAGCAAGCGCCGATTTACGAGCAAGTTTCTTTAACTTTCTGTTAAGCTTAAAACCATAGTCACGTACACGAGGCCCAAATATACGCCCTCCTCCTCTGAAAATAGGAGACTTCATACTACCAGCACGAGCAGTACCAGTACCCTTTTGTCTTTTGATCTTCTTGGTAGACCCTGCAATTTCAGCTCTTTCTTTGGCTTTATGAGTTCCTTGCCTTTGGTTAGCAAGGTATTGCTTCACATCAAGATACACAGCATGATCATTAGGCTCGATAGCATAGATATCATCTATCAGCTCTACTGATTTACCAGTATCTTCTCCCTTGATATTTTTTACGTTAACTTTCATGATATTACTTCTCAAGTACGATGTAAGAGTTTTTTGCACCTGGCACAGAACCGGTAACTAAAATCAAGTTCTTTTCTGGCACTACTTTCAACACCTTAAGGTTAATTACCTTCACTCTTCTCCCACCAGTTCTACCTGCCATTCGCATTCCTTTGAATACTCTAGAAGGAAAAGAGCAAGCACCGATTGATCCTGGAGCCCTACCACGGTTATGCTGACCATGAGTAGCCTGCCCCACACCACCAAAGCCGTGTCTTTTAACAACACCCTGGAAACCTTTACCTTTAGAAGTACCTATAGCGTCCAGAAACTCACCTTCTTGGAACACTTCTCCTACTGTAATTTCTTTCCCGAGCTTGACATCCTCTTCAAACTCAACTCTGAAGTCTCTGAATTCCACTATCTTCTTCTTAGGAGTAGTGTTGGCTCTATCAAAATGACCCTTAAGAGCTCGTGGTGTTCTTTTTTCCTTTCGCTCACCATAAGCTAGCTGGACCGCCGTATAGCCATCAGTATCTTCGTTTTTGACATGCGTAATAACGCAAGGACCAGCTTCTATCAACGTGCATGCGACGCTACGTCCATCGGCACCGTAGACGCTAGTCATACCGATTTTCTTTCCAATTATTCCTGACATTTTCTAAATATTAACTTTCTGTTTTCAGGCGTTTTTTCCGTAAAAGACTGCAAATTTAGATAATTATTTCTTCCTTATCAAATTATTACACTGTCATATTTGGTGCAATCTCATTTTTTTAATAAGAAAGAAGTGCTATGTATAATAAAAAAGAACCAATTCCTTTAAAGAATTGGCTCTCCTTATTAATATGTGTATCAAATTATACTTTGATCTCTACATCAACACCACTCGGTAGTTCAAGTTTCATTAATGCGTCTACAGTTTTAGTACTGCTAGAATAAATATCTACCAGTCTTTTGTAGGTGCATAGTTGAAATTGTTCACGAGCTTTTTTGTTGACGTGCGGTGAACGCAGTACTGTAAAGATTTCTTTACGCGTAGGCAGCGGAATAGGACCGCTTACTACAGCACCTGTGGTCTTTACTGCACGTACTATCTTCTCAGAGGATTTATCCACTAAGTTATGATCGTATGACTTAAGTTTTATGCGAATTTTCTGATTCATGATATTTGTATACTCAGAATAGTTTCTAACCTTTTACTGCTTCACCATTTGCTTTTGCTATGATAGTGTCAGCAATGTTGCTAGGCACTGGATCATAGTGAGAGAAAGTAAGGGTTGCTACAGCACGACCAGAAGAAATTGTTCTAAGGTCTGTAATGTATCCGAAAAGTTCAGACAAAGGCACATCAGCTTTAAGAATCTGAGCACCACCTTTAGAATCCATACCTTTCATTAATCCTCTTCTCTTGTTCAAATCACCTGTAACAGGACCTGTGTACTCTTCAGGACATACAACTTCCACAGCCATAATAGGCTCAAGAAGTGTAGGCTTAGCTTTCTTAGCGGCCTGCTTAAAGCCTAATCTTGCAGCCATCTCAAACGAAAGCGCATCAGAGTCAACATCATGGTAAGAACCATGAAACAGCTTTACTCTCATTGCCTCTATAGGGTAACCAGCCAAAGGACCATTGGACATTGCCGACTCAAATCCTTTCTGTACTGCCGGTATAAATTCTTTAGGAATTACACCACCTACAATCGCGTTGTTAAAATCCAAACCAGCCTTATCATCTTCTCTTGGTCCGAGTTCAAACACGATATCAGCAAATTTACCTTTACCACCAGACTGTTTCTTATAAACTTCTTTATGTTCTACAGTAGTAGTGATAGTTTCTTTATAAGCTACCTGAGGAGCTCCCTGATTTATTTCAACTTTGAACTCTCTCTTTAGACGGTCAATAATGATGTCTAAGTGAAGCTCACCCATTCCTCTAAGAATAGTCTGACCTGTTTCGTGATCAGTTTCAACCTGCAGTGTAGGATCTTCCTCTACCAGTTTAGAGATGGCCATCCCTAATTTATCCACATCATCCTGTGTTTTAGGTTCGATAGCGTATCCAATTACTGGTTCAGGGAAGGTCATTGATTCAAGAACAATTTTATTCTTTTCATCTGTAAGTGTATCCCCTGTTTTGATATCTTTAAAACCAACACCTGCAGCAATATCACCTGCTTCTACAGCTGGTATCTGATTTTGCTTATTAGCATGCATCTGTAGTAAACGAGATATACGCTCTTTCTTCTCAGTTCTCATATTATGTATATAAGATCCAGATTCCAGAGTACCAGAATACACACGGAAGAAGGCTAATCTACCTACATAAGGGTCAGTTGCAATTTTAAACGCAAGCGCTGAAAAAGGCTCTTCAGGATCAGGCTTACGAGTTATTTTCTTCTCTTCATCATCAGGATCGTGACCAGTAACTGGAGGAAGATCTATTGGAGATGGCAAGTACTCACAAACTGCATCAAGTAATGCCTGAACACCTTTGTTTTTAAATGCAGAACCGCATAAAACAGGTGAGAATGACATATCAATCACCGCTTTACGAATAGCCTCCATCATCTCTTCTACTGAGATTGAGTCAGGATCTTCAAAAAACTTCTCTAATAGAGTATCATCATATTCAGCAACAGATTCAATAAGATTCTGACGCCACTCATTAGCAGTTTCCTGAAGGTCTTCAGGTATGTCCATATACTTATAGGTCATACCAAAGTTATCCTCATCCCAGATAATTGCTTTATTAACAATAAGGTCTACTACACCTTTGAAAGTATCTTCAGCTCCGATAGGAATTTGCAAAGGCACAGGCTTAGCATTCAGCTTATCTTTGATTTCTTTGATTACGTTAAAGAAATCAGCACCTGCACGGTCCATTTTGTTTACAAAACAGATTCTAGGCACTCTGTATTTATCAGCTTGACGCCAAACAGTTTCAGATTGAGGCTCAACACCAGATACCGCACAAAATAAAGCAATAGCACCATCCAGTACACGAAGAGAACGCTCTACTTCTACAGTAAAGTCAACGTGACCAGGAGTATCAATTATATTTACGCGATAATCTTTAGTATCATCTACTGGCTGTCCTTGTTCTGTAGGATATTTCCAGAAGGTAGTAGTAGCAGCAGAAGTAATGGTAATACCTCTTTCCTGCTCCTGCTCCATCCAGTCCATAGTAGCTGCACCTTCGTGCACCTCACCAATCTTATGGGTAAGACCAGTATAGAACAGAATACGCTCAGTAGTAGTAGTTTTACCGGCATCAATGTGAGCCATGATACCTATGTTACGTAAAAATCGTAAGTCTCTCTTTGCCATTTCTTAAAACTTAAAGTGTGAGAACGCCTTATTTGCTTCAGCCATTCTATGAGTATCGTCTTTCTTCTTCACAGCAGCACCTTCACCTTTAGAAGCCGCTACGATCTCCCCTGCCAATCTTTGAGCCATAGTCTTTTCTCCTCTCAACCTTGCATAGCGAATCATCCATTTGATTCCTAAAGACAGCTTTCTTGACGGACGAACCTCAAGAGGCACCTGAAACGTAGCACCACCAACTCTTCTACTCTTTACTTCTACAGCAGGAGTGATGTTACTAAGTGCTTTCTTCCAAACCTCTAATCCGTTCTCATTAGTTCGATCTTCTACAATTTTTATTGCATCGTAAAAGATTTTATATGAAACACTTTTTTTTCCATCTACCATCAGGTAGTTTACAAAGCGAGTTACCTGTGTGTCGTTAAATTTAGGATCAGGTAATACATACCTCTTCTTCGGTTTTGTCTTCCTCATAGTGGATTATTTTTTCGGTCTTTTAGCTCCATACTTAGATCTTGCCTGTAGCCTACCGTTTACACCAGCGGTATCCAACGCTCCTCTGATAATGTGGTATCTTACTCCAGGCAAATCTTTTACCCTACCACCACGGATTAAGACTATAGAGTGCTCCTGAAGGTTATGACCTTCTCCAGGAATATAGGCGTTCACCTCACGCCCGTTAGTCAACCTTACCCTGGCTACTTTACGCATAGCCGAGTTAGGCTTCTTAGGAGTAGTGGTATACACTCTTGTACATACACCACGTCTTTGAGGACAAGCATCCAGCGCAGGAGACTTTGACTTGGAAGTCAACTTCTTCCTTCCTTTCCTTACTAATTGCTGTATAGTGGGCATTAATTTCTTACGTTTACGTACTGCTTTTGCAAATTAAGGTGCAAATTTACGGATAATGTTAATGTAAAACAAATTGAATTCCTTTAAATTACTAATTAAGCTTCTCCGACAGTCCCACCAAAGTTGATAGGAAATTTCGGAGCGTCATCACTTTGCTTAATCGGTCCAAAGGCTTCTTCGTACTTTTCTATGTTATCTTTAAGTGTTAACAAAAGCCTTCTTGCATGCTCGGGGGTAAC
This window of the Porifericola rhodea genome carries:
- the rpmC gene encoding 50S ribosomal protein L29 codes for the protein MKNSEIKSLSKEELLEKLEAERDTLTKLKFAHGISPIENPMKIKASRKLIARLKTELRAKELVK
- the rplW gene encoding 50S ribosomal protein L23, with amino-acid sequence MEILKKPLVTEKISEQNESGKYGFIVDRKANKVQIREAVEKMYGVTVEKVRTMNYMGKVKSRYTKTRVVSGRKPSFKKAIVQVAEGEIIDFYSGI
- the rplB gene encoding 50S ribosomal protein L2, whose amino-acid sequence is MAVKKLRPTTPGQRHRLAPSFADVSKKEPEKSLLVTLKKSGGRNNQGRMTMRYIGGGHKKKIRIVDFKRAKKDVPATVKAIEYDPNRSARLALLYYADGTKSYIIAPVGIEVGQQVIAGESVAPEVGNALPLSAIPLGTIVHNIELTPGKGGQLARSAGSYAQLLAREGKYATLKLPSGEMRMVLSVCVATVGSVSNVDHMNETLGKAGRKRWKGRRPRVRGVVMNPVDHPMGGGEGRSSGGHPRSRNGIKAKGQKTRTPKKYSNRLIISRKKK
- the rplP gene encoding 50S ribosomal protein L16, with product MLQPKRTKYRKKQKGRVKGIAQRGHTIAFGNFALKTLEPGWITSRQIEAARIAMTRFMKREGQVWIRIFPDKPVTKKPAEVRMGKGKGAPEYWVAVVKPGRILFEITGVSTAVAQEALRLASQKLPVKTKFSVRRDYAGQ
- the rpsQ gene encoding 30S ribosomal protein S17 encodes the protein MSTERNLRKERIGLVVSNKMDKSVTVAVQRKLMHPIYGKFIGKTTKFTAHDEKNECGIGDKVRIMETRPLSKRKRWRLLEIIERAK
- the rpsH gene encoding 30S ribosomal protein S8; the protein is MITDPISDYLTRVRNAIKARHRIVEVPASNLKKEITKVLYDKGYIQNYKFEDGVNHQGVIKIALKYNPKNKNSAIVHLERISKPGLRKYAKADSLPRVLNGLGLAILSTSKGVITDKEARELNVGGEILCYVY
- the rpsS gene encoding 30S ribosomal protein S19, which encodes MARSLKKGPYIDFRLEKKVDAMNQSNKKSVIKTWSRRSMVSPDFVGHTFAVHNGNKFIPVYVTENMVGHKLGEFAPTRNFRGHISKKDKGKR
- the rplF gene encoding 50S ribosomal protein L6, with the protein product MSRIGKLAIDIPQGITVTNTNSVVTVKGPKGELSQEVDKDIEVKIEDNKVSLDRPTEQKRHKALHGLYRALIFNMIEGVDKGYQKQLELVGVGYRATVQQNVLELNLGYSHNIFMSLPEGITASAETAKGKNPIITLESHDKQLIGQVAAKIKSLRPVEPYKGKGVRFVGEKIRRKAGKTASK
- the rplN gene encoding 50S ribosomal protein L14, which encodes MIQQESRLNVADNSGAKEVLCIRVLGGTGKRYASVGDKIIVTVKSALSSSNLKKGTVSRAVVVRAKKEIRRKDGSYIRFEENAAVLLNANDEPRGTRIFGPVARELREKQFMKIVSLAPEVL
- the rpsG gene encoding 30S ribosomal protein S7, with product MRKTKPKKRYVLPDPKFNDTQVTRFVNYLMVDGKKSVSYKIFYDAIKIVEDRTNENGLEVWKKALSNITPAVEVKSRRVGGATFQVPLEVRPSRKLSLGIKWMIRYARLRGEKTMAQRLAGEIVAASKGEGAAVKKKDDTHRMAEANKAFSHFKF
- the fusA gene encoding elongation factor G; this encodes MAKRDLRFLRNIGIMAHIDAGKTTTTERILFYTGLTHKIGEVHEGAATMDWMEQEQERGITITSAATTTFWKYPTEQGQPVDDTKDYRVNIIDTPGHVDFTVEVERSLRVLDGAIALFCAVSGVEPQSETVWRQADKYRVPRICFVNKMDRAGADFFNVIKEIKDKLNAKPVPLQIPIGAEDTFKGVVDLIVNKAIIWDEDNFGMTYKYMDIPEDLQETANEWRQNLIESVAEYDDTLLEKFFEDPDSISVEEMMEAIRKAVIDMSFSPVLCGSAFKNKGVQALLDAVCEYLPSPIDLPPVTGHDPDDEEKKITRKPDPEEPFSALAFKIATDPYVGRLAFFRVYSGTLESGSYIHNMRTEKKERISRLLQMHANKQNQIPAVEAGDIAAGVGFKDIKTGDTLTDEKNKIVLESMTFPEPVIGYAIEPKTQDDVDKLGMAISKLVEEDPTLQVETDHETGQTILRGMGELHLDIIIDRLKREFKVEINQGAPQVAYKETITTTVEHKEVYKKQSGGKGKFADIVFELGPREDDKAGLDFNNAIVGGVIPKEFIPAVQKGFESAMSNGPLAGYPIEAMRVKLFHGSYHDVDSDALSFEMAARLGFKQAAKKAKPTLLEPIMAVEVVCPEEYTGPVTGDLNKRRGLMKGMDSKGGAQILKADVPLSELFGYITDLRTISSGRAVATLTFSHYDPVPSNIADTIIAKANGEAVKG
- the rplX gene encoding 50S ribosomal protein L24; this translates as MKKLHIKKDDTVKVIAGNHKGRTAKVLEVLPEKNKAIVEGINMVTKHVKPSAQNPEGGRSEQEAPIHVSKLMVVDPSNGEPSRIGRKKNDQGKLQRYSKKTGEFI
- the rplV gene encoding 50S ribosomal protein L22 encodes the protein MEAIAKLNNVPTPPRKMRLVADMIRGRKVSEALNILKFEAKQGAPKMEKLLLSAVANWQEKNEDARLEDADLFIKEVKVDGGRILKRLRPAPQGRAHRIRKRSNHITLVVDSLSEVEETTDDKE
- the rplE gene encoding 50S ribosomal protein L5 — its product is MATTTETYKPRLKAKYHEDIVPALNEKFGYKSIMQVPRIQKICINKGIGAAVADKKLVDVGVEELSTITGQQAVPTYAKKSVSNFKLREGMPIGAKVTLRGNKMYEFLDRLLNIALPRVRDFRGVNDKGFDGRGNYTLGVKEQIIFPEISLDKVNRISGMDITFVTNADTDEECYELLKSLGMPFANANSANNL
- the rplD gene encoding 50S ribosomal protein L4 translates to MKVNVKNIKGEDTGKSVELIDDIYAIEPNDHAVYLDVKQYLANQRQGTHKAKERAEIAGSTKKIKRQKGTGTARAGSMKSPIFRGGGRIFGPRVRDYGFKLNRKLKKLARKSALAYKAKDEKLTVLEGFNLDAPKTKSFLEILNALSLQNEKTLFVLEGANDNVFLSSRNIPNAKVVIADKINTYEIMNATHLVISEAAVEKIESMFNTKVAV
- the rplC gene encoding 50S ribosomal protein L3; its protein translation is MSGIIGKKIGMTSVYGADGRSVACTLIEAGPCVITHVKNEDTDGYTAVQLAYGERKEKRTPRALKGHFDRANTTPKKKIVEFRDFRVEFEEDVKLGKEITVGEVFQEGEFLDAIGTSKGKGFQGVVKRHGFGGVGQATHGQHNRGRAPGSIGACSFPSRVFKGMRMAGRTGGRRVKVINLKVLKVVPEKNLILVTGSVPGAKNSYIVLEK
- the rpsJ gene encoding 30S ribosomal protein S10; translation: MNQKIRIKLKSYDHNLVDKSSEKIVRAVKTTGAVVSGPIPLPTRKEIFTVLRSPHVNKKAREQFQLCTYKRLVDIYSSSTKTVDALMKLELPSGVDVEIKV
- the rpsC gene encoding 30S ribosomal protein S3, which produces MGQKINPIGLRLGIVKGWDSNWYGGKDFSNKLVEDHEIRKYIDARLPRGGISKVVIERTIKRITLTIHTARPGVVIGKGGSEVDRLKEELKKLTGKEVQINIYEIKRPELDAKLISASIAQQLAARISYRRAMKQALASALRVGAQGIKIKVSGRLGGAEMARTEQYKEGRIPLHTLRADIDYALTEAQTVYGKIGVKVWVFKGEVYGKRDLSPNVGGPQQNSGGSGGGRGERRSRRRKK
- the rpsL gene encoding 30S ribosomal protein S12, with the translated sequence MPTIQQLVRKGRKKLTSKSKSPALDACPQRRGVCTRVYTTTPKKPNSAMRKVARVRLTNGREVNAYIPGEGHNLQEHSIVLIRGGRVKDLPGVRYHIIRGALDTAGVNGRLQARSKYGAKRPKK
- the rpsN gene encoding 30S ribosomal protein S14, with the translated sequence MARKSVIARERKRQRLVNKYAQKRAELKANGDYEALDKLPKNASPVRLHNRCKLTGRPKGYMRKFGISRVTFREMASNGKIPGVTKASW